The following coding sequences are from one Solea solea chromosome 4, fSolSol10.1, whole genome shotgun sequence window:
- the unc119b gene encoding protein unc-119 homolog B isoform X2, which yields MSYSCTSRGNSQDTSSAKKTAGDNPGTGTGGADSSGSNDSPKKTTAMRVKKGCNSTEAGVPMTSEEDLLSSALVTPEDVLGLQKITETASLITGSNLVEHVRSAEDSLRPDYLGVFISVGVIFLNVLSDPRLPSWTFSRCWKLSLSFIAASSQEGRGGMCESPQQRGCRLESLRQHEASPLGYSLWNMHLCSPTHFPFDSPSSLLSPPLLCVTVQLCCHFLTLHHVTLRPWSCFVTLLCFVSLLVHIPK from the exons atGAGCTATTCTTGTACCAGCAGGGGCAACAGCCAGGACACATCAAGCGCGAAGAAGACTGCCGGTGATAATCCAGGTACAGGCACCGGAGGAGCGGACAGCAGCGGCAGCAACGACAGCCCGAAGAAAACAACCGCGATGAGGGTGAAGAAAGGGTGCAACTCGACTGAGGCGGGAGTCCCGATGACCAGTGAAGAGGATCTGCTGTCCAGCGCGCTGGTCACTCCAGAAGATGTTCTGGGTTTGCAGAAGATCACAGAGA CTGCTTCTCTTATTACTGGGTCAAATCTTGTGGAACATGTGCGGAGTGCAGAGGATAGTTTGAGACCagattatctgggtgtgttcaTTTCAGTTGGAGTCATTTTTTTGAATGTACTGAGTGATCCTCGTCTACCGAGCTGGACTTTTTCAAGGTGCTGGAAACTCTCGCTCTCCTTTATCGCCGCGTCATCacaggagggaagaggaggcATGTGTGAATCACCACAGCAACGTGGATGCAGGCTTGAATCACTACGGCAACATGAAGCATCTCCTCTTGGTTACAGCCTGTGGAACATGCATCTCTGCTCTCCCACACATTTCCCCTTCGACTCTCCgtcatctctcctctctcctccgctCCTCTGTGTAACGGTGCAGTTGTGCTGCCACTTCTTAACACTTCACCATGTCACTCTGAGGCCCTGGAGCTGTTTTGTgactcttttgtgttttgtttccctACTGGTGCACATTCCCAAGTAG
- the vtnb gene encoding vitronectin b — protein sequence MKPAAALLGLVLLLDAAFAAEQSCVGLCGSFDPQRKCQCDSKCVYYGSCCTDYDTICPKKIARGDTFDAGEDVTEAATTSASPVATTFTTAVPVPSFFPSTTDVFTAPVDPDAQPCSGRPFDAFLQLKNGSIYAFRGEYFFELDDTAVLPGYPKLIQDVWGIPGPIDAAFTRINCQGKSYIFKGNKYWRFDGDVLDEDFPRDISDGFGDKPNDIDAAFAVPAPNSRGKEKAYFFKGDQYYEYEFKHQPSHEECVDMSRSSPSVMFNHYTDLFCDQTLEDFFAELFADPISSHHAGPRFTSRVWKGLKFPVDAAMVGRVHLSPQPTAPVPPAAKKRGNWRKRFNKKRRQRGRKSRQALFDDFWGYDDWFDFSFYGDDSEESTIQEQKSTPVQNVYFFKGDKYYRLNLRTKRVDYNNPPYPRSIAKYWLGCKDEGTPDESRAEKK from the exons ATGAAGCCAGCAGCGGCTCTGCTGGGCCTCGTCCTTCTCCTGGACGCTGCCTTTGCTGCAGAGC AATCCTGTGTGGGTCTCTGCGGCTCCTTTGATCCACAGAGGAAATGTCAGTGCGACTCCAAGTGTGTGTACTACGGAAGCTGCTGCACAGACTATGACACCATCTGCCCTAAGAAAA TTGCTCGTGGCGACACCTTTGACGCAGGAGAGGATGTGACAGAAGCAGCGACGACTTCTGCTTCACCTGTTGCAACAACATTCACCACAGCTGTACCGGTGCCTTCTTTCTTTCCCAGCACCACGGATGTTTTCACGGCACCTGTCGACCCAGACGCACAGCCGTGCAGTGGTCGACCCTTTGATGCGTTCCTGCAGCTGAAGAATGGCTCGATCTATGCATTCAGAG GTGAATATTTCTTTGAGTTGGATGACACGGCCGTACTTCCCGGTTACCCCAAACTCATCCAGGATGTGTGGGGGATCCCCGGGCCCATCGACGCTGCCTTCACACGCATCAACTGCCAAGGAAAAAGCTACATATTCAAG gGGAATAAGTACTGGAGGTTTGATGGAGATGTCTTGGACGAGGACTTTCCGCGGGACATTTCAGACGGCTTTGGTGACAAACCAAATGACATCGATGCTGCGTTTGCAGTGCCAGCACCAAACTCCCGAGGCAAAGAGAAGGCCTACTTTTTCAAAG gGGACCAGTATTATGAGTATGAGTTCAAGCACCAGCCTTCCCATGAGGAGTGTGTCGACATGAGCAGGTCCTCGCCCTCCGTGATGTTCAATCATTACACAGATCTCTTCTGTGATCAGACGTTGGAGGATTTCTTCGCAGAGCTCTTCGCAGACCCCA TCAGCAGTCATCACGCAGGCCCTCGCTTCACCAGTAGGGTCTGGAAGGGCCTCAAGTTCCCTGTAGATGCTGCCATGGTGGGGCGAGTCCACCTCAGTCCCCAGCCCACGGCACCAGTTCCTCCAGCAGCGAAGAAACGGGGCAACTGGAGGAAGCGGTTCAACAAGAAGCGCCGACAGCGAGGACGGAAGAGTCGCCAAGCGCTGTTTGACGATTTCTGGGGTTACGATGACTGGTTTGACTTCAGCTTCTATGGAGATGACAGTGAGGAGAGCACCATACAGGAGCAAAAGAGCACTCCGGTTCAAAATGTCTACTTTTTTAAGGGAG ATAAATACTACAGATTGAATCTGCGGACAAAGCGTGTGGACTACAACAATCCTCCATACCCGCGCTCCATTGCAAAATACTGGCTGGGCTGCAAGGATGAAGGAACACCTGATGAATCCAGGGCAGAGAAGAAGTAG
- the LOC131458488 gene encoding beta-crystallin A1-like, whose product MALTNPMPMGPWKITVYDQEYFQGRRMEFTACCQNIMECGMENIRSLKVECGAWVGYEHSSFCGQQFVLEKGDYPRFEAYSGSNSYRIERMMSFRPICSANHKDSRMIIYEMENMMGRQFELCDDYPSLQGMGWMNNEVGSMHIQSGAFVCYQYPGYRGYQYIMECDCRGGDYKCYREFGFHAQTPQVQSIRRIQH is encoded by the exons ATGGCTCTGACAAACCCCATGCCCATGGGCCCTTGGAAG atcaCTGTGTATGATCAGGAGTACTTCCAGGGCAGGCGTATGGAGTTCACTGCCTGCTGCCAGAACATCATGGAGTGTGGGATGGAGAACATCCGCTCCCTGAAGGTCGAGTGTGGCGC CTGGGTGGGCTACGAGCACTCCAGCTTCTGCGGTCAGCAGTTTGTCCTGGAGAAGGGAGACTACCCTCGCTTTGAGGCCTACAGTGGCAGCAACTCCTACCGCATCGAGAGGATGATGTCCTTCAGGCCCATCTGCAGTGCT AACCACAAGGACTCCCGCATGATTATTTATGAGATGGAGAACATGATGGGTCGTCAGTTTGAGCTGTGCGATGATTACCCCTCTCTGCAGGGCATGGGCTGGATGAACAATGAGGTTGGATCCATGCACATTCAGAGTGGAGC CTTTGTGTGCTACCAGTACCCTGGATACCGTGGCTACCAGTACATCATGGAGTGTGACTGTCGTGGAGGAGACTACAAGTGTTACAGGGAGTTTGGCTTCCACGCCCAAACCCCCCAGGTTCAGTCCATCAGGAGGATCCAGCACTGA
- the unc119b gene encoding protein unc-119 homolog B isoform X1 — translation MSYSCTSRGNSQDTSSAKKTAGDNPGTGTGGADSSGSNDSPKKTTAMRVKKGCNSTEAGVPMTSEEDLLSSALVTPEDVLGLQKITENYLCSPDDNIYNIDFTRFKIRDMETGTVLFEITKPPSTDKTGDKRDIDPNAGRFVRYQFTPAFLRLRQVGATVEFMVGEMPIENFRMIERHYFREKLLKSFDFEFGFCMPNSKNTCEHIYEFPPLSEDIVREMILHPYETQSDSFYFVDNKLVMHNKADYSYNGGT, via the exons atGAGCTATTCTTGTACCAGCAGGGGCAACAGCCAGGACACATCAAGCGCGAAGAAGACTGCCGGTGATAATCCAGGTACAGGCACCGGAGGAGCGGACAGCAGCGGCAGCAACGACAGCCCGAAGAAAACAACCGCGATGAGGGTGAAGAAAGGGTGCAACTCGACTGAGGCGGGAGTCCCGATGACCAGTGAAGAGGATCTGCTGTCCAGCGCGCTGGTCACTCCAGAAGATGTTCTGGGTTTGCAGAAGATCACAGAGA ATTACCTGTGCAGCCCGGACGATAATATTTACAACATTGACTTCACCAGGTTCAAGATCAGAGACATGGAGACCGGCACAGTGCTGTTTGAAATCACCAAACCTCCATCCACAG ATAAAACAGGCGACAAGAGGGATATTGACCCAAATGCCGGCCGATTCGTCCGTTACCAGTTCACCCCAGCTTTCCTTCGGCTGCGGCAAGTTGGCGCCAC AGTGGAGTTCATGGTTGGAGAAATGCCCATAGAAAACTTCAGGATGATTGAGAGACATTATTTTAGAGAGAAGTTGCTCAAGAgttttgactttgagtttggcTTCTGCATGCCCAACAGCAAGAATACGTGTGAACACATCTATGAATTCCCACCTCTATCTGAGGACATAG TCAGAGAGATGATCCTGCATCCATACGAGACACAGTCTGACAGCTTCTACTTTGTGGACAATAAGCTGGTGATGCACAACAAGGCGGACTACTCGTACAATGGCGGAACGTAG